In Flavobacterium lacustre, a genomic segment contains:
- a CDS encoding site-specific integrase, whose amino-acid sequence MKKLKVSFYLKGDKKNQNGETAIYGKIYLGNVYSTFSTSKHILQERWEKTNSLRKPVRMDNEINLKNYLKSLSDSIEEKYIDLLKTYNGNEDITPLFLKNFCFNERTEKKITLLEIVKNHNEYFKKQVKKGDRADGSLEKYERMGDVITDYLNSKLKVKDIEFDKITRKFVFGFDEFLRFERRHGSKTGLANNTTVKYIRNISSMVSHAKKMGLVAENPFSIYDKKLNEVETTFLTLEELNSIENKVFSNRRLDVTRDLFLFSCYTSYAPVDVMNLRKGNYTLDEDCDKWLKTKRQKTNVRTNVLVIPPLKRIIEKYKDDPECIEDNRLVPNRSNSNMNAYLKEIADLCNIDKNLTWYVGRHTFATTVALANDIPMEIISQIMGHKRITQTQHYAKLMDTSVKKHMKGLYSNFE is encoded by the coding sequence ATGAAAAAATTGAAAGTGAGCTTCTATCTTAAAGGAGACAAAAAAAACCAAAATGGTGAAACTGCTATTTATGGAAAAATTTATTTGGGAAATGTTTATTCTACATTTTCAACTTCAAAACACATCCTACAGGAACGATGGGAAAAAACAAACAGCCTAAGAAAACCAGTTAGAATGGATAACGAAATCAATTTAAAAAACTACTTAAAATCACTAAGTGATTCAATAGAAGAAAAATATATTGATTTACTTAAAACTTACAATGGAAATGAAGATATAACTCCTTTGTTTTTAAAGAACTTTTGTTTCAATGAAAGAACTGAAAAGAAGATAACACTTTTAGAAATAGTTAAAAATCATAACGAATACTTTAAAAAACAAGTTAAAAAGGGTGACCGTGCAGATGGCTCCCTAGAAAAATATGAGCGTATGGGTGACGTTATTACTGATTACTTAAATTCCAAATTGAAAGTGAAAGATATAGAATTTGATAAGATAACTAGAAAATTTGTTTTTGGTTTTGATGAATTTTTGCGATTTGAACGAAGACATGGAAGTAAAACTGGGTTAGCCAACAACACAACAGTTAAATACATCCGAAATATATCATCAATGGTAAGTCATGCAAAAAAAATGGGACTAGTCGCAGAAAATCCATTTTCGATTTATGATAAAAAATTGAACGAAGTTGAAACAACATTTTTAACTTTAGAAGAGCTAAACAGTATTGAAAATAAAGTTTTTTCAAACAGAAGATTAGATGTAACTCGTGATTTATTTTTATTTAGTTGTTATACAAGCTATGCCCCTGTTGACGTTATGAATTTACGAAAAGGTAATTATACCTTAGATGAGGATTGCGATAAATGGTTAAAAACGAAGCGTCAAAAAACAAATGTGAGAACCAATGTACTTGTTATACCTCCACTTAAAAGGATTATTGAAAAATACAAAGATGACCCAGAATGTATTGAAGATAATAGATTAGTACCAAATAGAAGTAATAGTAACATGAATGCCTATCTAAAAGAGATTGCTGATTTATGTAATATTGATAAAAATTTAACATGGTACGTTGGTCGCCATACATTTGCAACTACTGTAGCATTGGCAAATGATATACCTATGGAGATTATTAGTCAAATCATGGGGCATAAACGAATAACTCAAACACAACATTATGCTAAGTTGATGGACACCTCTGTTAAAAAGCACATGAAGGGTTTATACAGTAATTTTGAATAA
- a CDS encoding helix-turn-helix domain-containing protein, translated as MRYLENESEPIIKLLEEIKSKFDTIRQPKKYYRNSDLKELFGLSDNTILTYRDKNILPFSKMGEIYYYPIAEIENLLSKNSNFDLFGNRY; from the coding sequence ATGAGGTACTTAGAAAATGAATCAGAGCCAATAATAAAGCTCCTAGAGGAAATCAAATCTAAATTTGATACAATTCGACAACCAAAAAAATACTATCGTAATAGCGATTTAAAAGAGTTATTTGGGTTGAGTGATAACACCATACTGACTTATCGTGATAAAAATATTTTACCCTTTTCTAAAATGGGTGAAATCTATTATTATCCAATCGCTGAAATTGAAAACCTTTTGTCAAAAAACAGTAATTTCGATTTGTTTGGTAATCGCTACTAA
- a CDS encoding DUF6943 family protein yields the protein MTNFIIKTHRKDTLYNKPHLFVLNRGMNSGKPQKEQFTNSFVIIFEKEEDCENLFFVAYSLWQTKFWHQFLIGSVIPFLRLLDFKKEFNPQASLMMVEHEQHLKNVAALKLLEKKEKQYKEDMMLINDIRKAILYRYCRK from the coding sequence ATGACCAATTTTATCATCAAAACCCACCGAAAAGACACTCTTTACAACAAACCCCATTTATTCGTCCTTAACAGGGGTATGAACAGCGGGAAGCCCCAAAAAGAGCAGTTCACAAATAGTTTTGTCATCATTTTTGAGAAAGAAGAAGATTGCGAAAACCTATTTTTTGTGGCGTATAGTTTATGGCAAACAAAATTCTGGCACCAGTTTTTAATTGGTTCAGTAATTCCTTTTTTACGCCTTCTAGACTTCAAAAAAGAATTCAATCCACAGGCCAGTTTGATGATGGTGGAACACGAGCAGCATCTAAAAAATGTGGCAGCACTCAAACTTCTGGAGAAAAAAGAAAAGCAATATAAAGAGGATATGATGCTCATAAATGACATCCGTAAAGCCATTTTGTACCGCTATTGCAGAAAATAA
- a CDS encoding DUF5675 family protein, with protein MVLRLSRTYFPDGTNGKLECEGKFICNTIELPWKKNETKVSCIPEGKYFIKKRYSKKFEWHLEIINVKNRSLILFHPANNALRELNGCIAPVMKLSGPGLGLMSRKAFVQLKALVYKALDSKESVELIVKS; from the coding sequence ATGGTTTTAAGGCTGTCAAGAACTTATTTCCCCGATGGAACAAATGGTAAACTCGAATGCGAGGGTAAATTCATTTGCAATACCATTGAATTGCCTTGGAAGAAAAACGAAACGAAGGTTTCCTGTATTCCGGAAGGGAAATATTTTATAAAAAAGCGATACAGCAAGAAATTTGAATGGCATTTGGAAATTATTAATGTAAAAAACAGAAGCTTAATTCTATTTCATCCAGCAAATAATGCTTTACGAGAATTAAACGGTTGTATTGCTCCAGTAATGAAACTTTCAGGACCAGGTTTAGGTCTTATGTCTCGAAAAGCTTTTGTCCAATTAAAAGCCTTGGTTTATAAAGCTTTGGATAGTAAAGAAAGTGTTGAATTGATTGTTAAATCTTAA
- a CDS encoding class I SAM-dependent DNA methyltransferase, translating into MNKSQIEKNVDELVQSFDKENFIYDLLVAYGISKTSITRLKKGDFNLSKIEGEVLYKKKVFFKEVATDKLFATIDELTKNEEDLKHNPRFVIVTDYKTLLAKDTRTGLTLDTPILEINKRYDFFLPWAGQEKYQSKNENHADRKASYEMAKLYDILVHENPDIYEDGGHNLNIFLSRLLFCFFAEDTGIFEEEGIFTNTLAQHTKPDGSDVNSFLDRLFKVLNTKDNSNEPTYLQAFPYVNGGLFRDTIVSPKFSLKARKIILECGDLNWSEINPDIFGSMIQAVVNPEYRSGLGMHYTSVPNIMKVIEPLFLNKLREEFEKSKGRPSQLRKLIYRISKIKCFDPACGSGNFLIIAYKELRALEIEILQDIYNTESQVSIVFTEIKLSQFYGIELDDFAHEMAILSLWLAEHQMNKIFIDELHDYGRAKPILPLKEAGNITLGNATRLDWKTICPITNVDEIYILGNPPYLGGKSQSKEQKEDMNIAFEREKKIGELDYISCWFIKASNYIKNLSSFAFVTTNSICQGSQVQQLWPKIYNNNQEIFFAYEPFKWTNNAKNNAGVVVTIIGIRDNSTNEKYIINEKLKRNVNNISPYITDGSKSIIYQSLKPISKLPQMLTGNSPYDGGFLLLSDEEKNIITNQFPNIDMFFKRIHGSYDFINSEIRWCIWLNEENYDEAVKYDFIKDRIEKTLAFRKKGGDVARGLVNRPHQFRYTHEALNNLIIIPRVSSERRKYIPFGFLSSDFIVSDSAQVIYDPEPFILGVLSSYLHMLWVRITGGYLGTSIRYSSGLCYNTFPFPNISDKQKEQINLHVFEVLDERAKYSEKTLAQLYDPDKMPKGLKDAHHELDLAIERCYRLKPFESDVERLEYLFKMYEEMTTKNSLFQKEKKTKKAN; encoded by the coding sequence ATGAATAAATCCCAAATAGAAAAAAATGTTGATGAATTAGTACAATCATTCGATAAAGAAAACTTTATTTATGATTTACTAGTAGCTTATGGCATTTCAAAAACATCTATAACACGTTTGAAGAAAGGCGATTTCAATTTATCAAAAATTGAAGGAGAGGTTTTATATAAAAAGAAAGTGTTTTTTAAAGAAGTTGCAACGGATAAACTTTTTGCAACTATAGATGAATTAACAAAAAACGAAGAAGACTTAAAACACAATCCTCGTTTTGTTATTGTCACCGACTATAAAACATTATTAGCCAAAGATACCAGAACAGGATTAACTCTGGATACCCCAATTTTAGAAATCAATAAACGCTATGATTTCTTTTTGCCTTGGGCAGGTCAAGAAAAATACCAATCTAAAAACGAGAATCATGCTGACAGAAAAGCCTCTTATGAGATGGCTAAATTATATGATATTTTGGTTCACGAAAACCCAGATATTTATGAGGATGGCGGACATAATTTAAACATTTTTTTATCTCGTTTGTTGTTTTGTTTTTTCGCAGAGGATACAGGGATTTTTGAAGAAGAAGGAATTTTCACAAATACATTAGCACAACACACCAAACCAGATGGTAGTGATGTTAATTCGTTTTTAGACCGTTTGTTTAAAGTTTTAAATACCAAAGATAATAGCAACGAACCAACCTATTTGCAAGCGTTTCCTTATGTAAACGGTGGTTTATTCAGAGATACTATAGTTTCACCAAAGTTTTCGTTAAAGGCTAGAAAAATTATTTTAGAATGTGGTGATTTGAATTGGAGCGAAATCAACCCAGATATATTTGGTTCAATGATACAGGCAGTAGTAAATCCAGAATACCGAAGCGGTCTAGGGATGCACTATACTTCTGTGCCTAATATAATGAAGGTGATTGAACCATTGTTTCTTAATAAATTACGTGAAGAGTTTGAAAAAAGCAAAGGCAGACCAAGCCAATTACGAAAGCTAATTTACAGAATTTCTAAAATAAAATGTTTTGACCCCGCTTGTGGTAGCGGTAACTTTTTAATTATTGCATATAAAGAACTAAGAGCTCTAGAAATCGAAATTTTACAGGACATTTACAATACAGAAAGCCAAGTATCTATTGTTTTTACCGAAATTAAACTTTCTCAATTTTACGGTATTGAGTTAGACGATTTCGCACACGAAATGGCCATATTATCACTTTGGTTGGCTGAGCATCAAATGAATAAAATATTTATTGATGAATTACATGATTATGGAAGGGCTAAACCTATTTTACCATTAAAAGAGGCGGGTAATATTACACTAGGAAATGCAACACGTTTAGATTGGAAAACAATTTGTCCTATAACTAATGTTGATGAAATATATATATTAGGAAATCCTCCATATCTTGGTGGAAAATCTCAATCTAAAGAACAAAAGGAAGATATGAATATAGCTTTTGAAAGAGAGAAAAAAATCGGAGAGCTTGATTATATTTCTTGTTGGTTTATTAAAGCATCTAATTATATCAAAAACTTATCAAGTTTTGCTTTTGTTACAACTAACTCAATTTGTCAAGGCTCTCAAGTTCAACAATTATGGCCTAAAATTTACAATAATAATCAAGAAATATTCTTTGCTTATGAACCATTTAAATGGACAAATAATGCGAAAAATAATGCGGGAGTAGTTGTTACAATTATTGGAATAAGAGATAATTCAACAAATGAAAAATATATCATAAATGAAAAATTAAAGAGAAATGTAAATAATATAAGTCCATATATAACAGACGGAAGTAAATCGATTATTTATCAAAGTTTAAAACCTATTTCAAAGTTACCTCAAATGTTAACTGGAAATAGTCCTTATGATGGAGGTTTTCTATTATTAAGTGATGAAGAAAAAAACATTATTACTAATCAATTCCCAAATATTGATATGTTTTTCAAACGAATACATGGGTCGTATGATTTTATTAATTCTGAAATCAGATGGTGTATTTGGTTAAATGAAGAAAATTATGATGAAGCAGTTAAATATGATTTTATTAAAGACAGAATTGAAAAAACTTTAGCTTTTAGAAAAAAAGGGGGAGATGTTGCAAGAGGTTTAGTTAATCGCCCTCATCAATTTAGATATACTCATGAGGCCTTAAATAATTTAATTATTATACCAAGAGTATCTTCAGAAAGAAGAAAATATATTCCTTTTGGATTTTTGAGTTCTGATTTTATTGTGTCTGATTCTGCACAAGTTATTTATGACCCAGAGCCATTTATATTAGGAGTTTTATCATCTTATTTACATATGTTATGGGTGAGAATTACTGGTGGATATTTAGGAACAAGTATAAGATATTCATCAGGGCTATGTTATAATACTTTTCCTTTTCCGAATATTTCGGATAAACAAAAAGAACAAATCAATTTACATGTGTTTGAAGTATTAGATGAACGAGCTAAATACTCAGAAAAAACATTAGCTCAACTATATGACCCAGATAAAATGCCAAAGGGTTTAAAAGATGCTCACCATGAATTAGACCTTGCCATAGAAAGATGTTATCGTTTAAAACCTTTTGAAAGTGATGTTGAGCGTTTAGAATACCTGTTTAAAATGTATGAAGAAATGACTACTAAAAACAGTTTGTTTCAAAAAGAAAAGAAAACCAAGAAAGCCAATTAA
- a CDS encoding DEAD/DEAH box helicase: MPDIVHVQYNQTGKSKKTNEFGMREMQERAFEARTAQYLLIKAPPASGKSRALMFIGLDKLINQGVKKVIVAVPERSIGSSFSITDLKKDGFFANWEPNDIYNLCTPGGESSKVKAFNNFLESDEKILICTHATLRFACEGVDENVFNDCVIAIDEFHHVSADGNNRLGEVLRSIMAKSKAHIVAMTGSYFRGDSVPVLLPELEAQFTKVTYNYYEQLNGYEHLKSLGIGYHFYQGKYTSAIDEILDESKKTIVHIPSVNSGESEKDKYEEVNRIVDSLGDLEYQDSSTGVMFVRSRKTGNLLKVADLVNDNQKERDKIQEYLRVSNNADDVDIIIALGMAKEGFDWPFCEHALTVGYRGSLTEIIQIIGRCTRDSENKSHAQFTNVIAQPDAEDGEVKLSVNNMLKAITASLLMEQVLAPNFKFKPKFPDEDESDDDDETIRIRGFKKPTSQRVKDIVESDINDLKAKILQDDKMAKALPGNVDPEVINTVLIPKIIRETYPDLSEEQVEEVRQYVVVDSVVKNSTIETQGDKRFIRMADSFVNIDDINIDLIDQINPFQKAFEILSKSVTASVFKAIQETIDATRIEMTEEEAIVLWPKIKNWVAQTGEQPSIQSFDPQERRLAEAIIFLKEQRRKAKANE; the protein is encoded by the coding sequence ATGCCAGATATAGTTCACGTACAATACAACCAAACAGGTAAAAGCAAAAAAACCAATGAGTTTGGGATGAGAGAAATGCAGGAAAGAGCTTTTGAAGCACGAACTGCTCAATATCTTTTAATCAAAGCCCCACCCGCTTCTGGTAAATCAAGAGCTTTAATGTTTATTGGTTTAGATAAATTAATCAATCAAGGCGTTAAGAAAGTTATTGTTGCTGTTCCAGAGCGTTCTATTGGTAGTTCATTTTCAATTACCGATTTAAAAAAAGATGGCTTTTTTGCTAATTGGGAACCAAACGATATATACAATCTTTGCACACCAGGTGGTGAATCTAGTAAAGTAAAAGCTTTTAATAATTTTCTTGAAAGCGATGAAAAGATTTTGATTTGTACCCATGCTACTTTGCGATTTGCTTGTGAAGGTGTTGATGAAAACGTATTCAACGATTGTGTAATTGCTATTGATGAGTTTCATCACGTTTCGGCAGATGGTAATAATAGATTGGGAGAAGTTTTACGTTCAATAATGGCAAAGTCTAAAGCACATATTGTGGCCATGACTGGTTCCTATTTTCGTGGAGACAGTGTTCCAGTTTTATTACCAGAATTAGAAGCTCAATTTACCAAAGTAACTTATAATTACTATGAACAATTAAATGGCTATGAGCATCTAAAATCTTTAGGTATTGGTTACCATTTTTATCAAGGGAAATACACCTCTGCAATTGATGAAATATTAGATGAAAGCAAAAAAACTATTGTACATATTCCAAGTGTTAATTCTGGTGAATCAGAAAAAGACAAATACGAAGAGGTAAATAGAATAGTTGATAGTTTAGGAGATTTAGAATATCAAGATTCTTCAACAGGGGTAATGTTTGTTCGTAGTAGAAAAACAGGAAACCTTTTAAAAGTTGCCGATTTAGTAAATGACAATCAAAAAGAAAGAGATAAAATTCAAGAGTATTTAAGAGTATCAAATAATGCTGATGATGTAGATATTATAATTGCACTAGGAATGGCAAAAGAAGGTTTTGATTGGCCTTTTTGCGAACATGCCTTAACAGTAGGCTACAGAGGTTCATTAACTGAAATTATTCAAATTATAGGTAGATGTACCAGAGATAGTGAAAATAAATCTCATGCTCAATTTACAAATGTTATCGCTCAACCAGATGCTGAAGATGGAGAGGTGAAATTATCTGTAAATAATATGCTTAAAGCTATTACCGCATCACTATTGATGGAGCAGGTATTAGCACCAAATTTTAAATTTAAGCCTAAGTTCCCAGATGAGGATGAATCAGATGATGATGATGAGACTATTAGAATTAGAGGTTTTAAAAAACCTACATCACAAAGGGTTAAGGATATTGTAGAATCTGATATTAACGATTTAAAAGCTAAGATTTTACAAGATGATAAAATGGCTAAAGCATTACCTGGTAATGTTGACCCAGAGGTAATCAATACCGTTTTAATTCCAAAAATAATTCGTGAAACGTATCCAGATTTATCAGAGGAACAAGTAGAAGAAGTTAGGCAATATGTAGTAGTTGATTCTGTTGTTAAAAATAGTACAATTGAAACACAAGGCGATAAACGATTTATAAGAATGGCGGATAGCTTTGTTAATATTGATGACATAAATATTGATTTAATTGACCAGATAAACCCATTCCAAAAAGCATTTGAAATATTATCTAAATCAGTAACTGCATCTGTATTTAAAGCAATTCAAGAAACAATTGATGCTACAAGAATTGAAATGACTGAGGAGGAAGCTATTGTTTTGTGGCCAAAAATAAAAAATTGGGTTGCACAAACAGGAGAACAGCCAAGTATTCAATCCTTTGACCCACAAGAAAGAAGATTAGCAGAAGCAATTATATTTTTG